One segment of Clavelina lepadiformis chromosome 2, kaClaLepa1.1, whole genome shotgun sequence DNA contains the following:
- the LOC143446538 gene encoding uncharacterized protein LOC143446538 yields MCEVHFERSDIVLKGSRKELREGAVPTLCMPKLTVAQVHSRKLPKKRIFETKVHFKSVASLKSARLPEGWQRSFENKNVVFSFYDGCDQPKYSIGVLYDMSLRICYYGWKAPRSSCIYSLDITTQTLHGTIKDIESFSICSGLDNSGSGLPHMTTKSMTPFSSENAPTVRKLAYRNASCELFLKESGQCRNCCSVDEKEGRLNQKRLNYYHMVKDQPLKRSAQPTFNLPSRITSTFTANEICIRELEAKVSTLLADDTVQVEVDKIMSDDMTAIVKAAQDEDKIDNFYSIFWKEQQKLNSMKRNGERYHPELIKFCLSLAAKSKSAYEELRQSGILRLPSSRTLNDYRNVYCTAPGIQDNVLEELKSKSLSLASHERFLVISIDEMKVKENIVYNAATDRIIGFVDLGVDRQYNNEAPATHALQFYGRSILSNFSRPIVFYATKNTKAFHLVSMFWEVVESLARCGFTVLALVADGASCNRKLFQLLNNSNLTVPYKCINIYQPEMPIYLISDPPHLLKTACNCVRSSRPGGARMMKYKQHFILWEHFCHVPYLFESSELRSCKLTDGHFSQKSYAKMRVCYAAQLLSGTVSSLMKSRGGEEMKMSAWFAE; encoded by the exons atgtgtgaagtgcattttgaaagatctgacattgttttaa AGGGTTCCCGTAAAGAATTACGTGAAGGAGCAGTACCCACTTTGTGTATGCCTAAGCTGACGGTGGCACAGGTACATTCAAGAAAGCTGCCGAAGAAGCGtatctttgaaacaaaagtaCATTTCAAATCTGTTGCGTCCTTGAAATCTGCTCGCTTGCCGGAAGGTTGGCAGAGgtcatttgaaaacaaaaatgttgttttttctttttatgatggTTGTGATCAACCTAAATACTCGATTGGAGTATTATATGACATGTCATTAAGGATATGCTATTATGGCTGGAAAGCACCTCGCTCAAGTTGTATTTACTCCCTGGACATaactactcaaacactacacGGCACCATAAAAGATATTGAATCATTTTCAATATGTTCTGGATTGGATAATTCTGGAAGTGGCTTGCCACACATGACTACCAAATCAATGACACCATTCAGTTCTGAAAATGCACCAACGGTTAGGAAACTTGCATACAG AAATGCAAGTTGTGAACTTTTTCTCAAGGAAAGTGGTCAGTGCAGGAATTGTTGTAGTGTAGATGAAAAGGAGGGACGCCTCAACCAGAAAAGGCTAAATTATTACCATATGGTTAAAGATCAACCTTTAAAACGATCAGCGCAGCCAACATTTAACCTACCATCTCGAATTACCTCCACCTTTACTGCTAATGAAATTTG CATTAGAGAATTAGAAGCTAAGGTTTCGACTCTGTTAGCTGATGATACGGTGCAAGTGGAGGTAGATAAAATTATGTCAGATGACATGACAGCCATTGTTAAAGCAG CTCAAGATGAGGATAAAATTGATAACTTCTACTCAATCTTTTGGAAAGAGCAGCAAAAGCTAAATAGTATGAAAAGAAATGGGGAAAGATATCACCCTGAGTTAATAAA GTTCTGTTTGAGTCTAGCTGCTAAAAGTAAAAGTGCCTATGAAGAATTACGACAAAGTGGCATTTTACGATTACCAAGCTCACGCACCCTAAATGACTATCG AAATGTTTACTGCACTGCACCTGGCATTCAAGATAATGTTTTAGAAGAACTGAAATCCAAAAGTCTCAGTCTAGCATCACATGAACGCTTTCTCGTTATATCAATCGATGAAATGAAAG tgaaagaaaatattgtgtaTAATGCAGCAACAGACCGAATAATAGGATTTGTTGATCTGGGTGTTGACAGACAATACAATAATGAAGCTCCTGCCACACATGCCCTACAATTTTATGGTAGGAGTATCCTTAGCAATTTTTCCCGGCCTATTGTCTTTTATGCCACCAAGAATACAAAGGCATTTCACTTGGTTAGCATGTTCTGGGAAGTGGTTGAATCCTTGGCCAGATGTGGTTTTACAGTCTTAGCACTTGTTGCTGATGGTGCATCCTGCAATCGAAAATTGTTCCAATTGCTCAATAATTCCAATTTGACCGTCCCCTACAAGtgtattaatatttatcaGCCAGAAATGCCTATTTATTTGATTAGTGACCCTCCACACTTGCTGAAGACAGCCTGTAACTGTGTGAGATCCAGCCGTCCAGGTGGAGCTAGAATGATGAAgtacaaacaacatttcattttgtgggAGCATTTTTGCCATGTTCCCTACCTATTTGAAAGTTCAGAGTTGAGAAGTTGCAAGTTGACTGATGGCCATTTTTCCCAAAAGAGTTACGCAAAAATGCGGGTTTGCTATGCTGCACAATTGCTCTCTGGAACTGTCTCCAGTTTAATGAAGAGTCGTGGTGGAGAAGAAATGAAGATGAGTGCGTGGTTTGCTGAATAA